A stretch of Roseovarius sp. M141 DNA encodes these proteins:
- a CDS encoding D-alanyl-D-alanine carboxypeptidase family protein yields MISSFRTILTALALGCAALPVAAFDTAAKAAYVVDVGTGTVLLNKNADQPLPPASMSKLMTLYVAFEAIRDGRLSMDEKLPVSEHAMSYGGSTMFLDTTDRVAVSDLLRGIIVLSGNDACVVIAEALSPDGTEAGFARFMTQRAQKMGLTNSTFANSNGWPAPSHKMSMRDLALLARLIITDFPDFYPMFAETEYKFDGRAPQNTRNRNPLLSLGIGADGLKTGHTQAAGYGLVGSAKQGDRRVVFVLSGLQTPQSRAEEAEAIVNWAFRQFAENTLVKAGNDVARADVWMGDATNVGLVTAADVTMLLPVLGGDQIAAEVIYDGPLQAPIALGDHLAELVITPEGMPETRVPLLAANAVARGGFAVRLKTVSGILLNRLRQGPEGAL; encoded by the coding sequence ATGATCAGCTCTTTCAGAACCATCCTGACCGCCCTTGCGCTTGGCTGCGCCGCGTTGCCTGTCGCCGCCTTCGATACGGCGGCCAAGGCGGCCTATGTGGTGGATGTGGGCACCGGCACCGTATTGCTGAACAAAAACGCGGATCAGCCGCTGCCACCGGCGTCCATGTCCAAGCTTATGACGCTCTATGTCGCGTTTGAGGCGATCCGCGACGGGCGCCTGTCGATGGACGAAAAACTGCCCGTGTCTGAGCACGCGATGAGTTATGGCGGCTCGACCATGTTTCTGGACACGACCGACCGGGTCGCGGTCAGCGATCTGTTGCGCGGTATCATTGTGCTGTCGGGCAACGATGCCTGCGTGGTCATAGCCGAGGCGCTCAGCCCCGATGGAACCGAGGCTGGCTTTGCCCGTTTCATGACGCAGCGTGCGCAGAAGATGGGTCTGACCAATTCGACCTTCGCCAATTCCAACGGCTGGCCCGCGCCCAGCCACAAGATGAGCATGCGCGATCTGGCCTTGCTTGCGCGCCTGATCATCACTGATTTCCCGGATTTCTACCCAATGTTTGCAGAGACCGAATACAAATTCGACGGGCGCGCGCCGCAGAACACGCGAAACCGCAATCCTCTGCTCAGCCTGGGCATTGGGGCGGACGGTTTGAAAACCGGGCACACGCAGGCGGCGGGGTACGGTCTGGTCGGATCTGCCAAGCAGGGCGACAGGCGCGTTGTCTTTGTCCTGTCGGGATTGCAGACCCCTCAGTCGCGCGCCGAAGAGGCCGAGGCGATCGTCAACTGGGCCTTCCGCCAGTTTGCCGAAAATACGCTGGTCAAGGCCGGAAATGATGTGGCACGTGCCGATGTCTGGATGGGCGACGCGACAAATGTGGGCCTTGTCACCGCTGCGGATGTCACGATGCTGCTGCCTGTGCTGGGCGGGGATCAGATCGCGGCCGAGGTGATCTATGACGGCCCGCTTCAGGCGCCGATCGCGCTGGGTGACCATTTGGCCGAACTGGTCATCACCCCCGAGGGTATGCCAGAGACGCGCGTGCCGCTGCTGGCTGCCAATGCCGTGGCGCGTGGCGGCTTTGCCGTGCGGCTGAAAACGGTTTCGGGCATCTTGCTGAACCGGCTGCGACAGGGGCCCGAGGGCGCCTTGTGA
- the tmk gene encoding dTMP kinase — protein MRAPDTGGRGLFVSFEGIDGSGKSTQARLLFEHLTALGHDAILTREPGGSAGAEQIRALVLSGDVDRWSPETELLLFTAARRDHLERTIRPALAAGRIVICDRFADSTRMYQGLRGPGLRRCVEALHDLMIAQEPDLTLLIDMEAGTGLSRAIERGGGEDRFEAFGGDLQAAMRQGFLALAKEFAPRFRVIDGARDIDAVAQDVRAAVAERLA, from the coding sequence GTGAGGGCACCGGATACGGGCGGGCGCGGCCTGTTTGTCAGCTTCGAAGGGATTGATGGATCGGGCAAATCCACGCAGGCAAGGCTGCTATTCGAGCATCTGACCGCGCTGGGCCATGACGCCATCCTCACGCGCGAGCCGGGCGGAAGCGCGGGGGCCGAGCAGATCCGCGCGCTGGTTCTCAGCGGCGATGTCGACCGCTGGTCGCCCGAGACGGAACTTTTGTTGTTCACCGCCGCCCGTCGCGACCATCTGGAACGCACCATCCGCCCGGCGCTGGCCGCCGGACGGATCGTCATTTGCGATCGTTTCGCCGACAGCACGCGGATGTATCAGGGCCTGCGCGGGCCGGGGCTGCGCCGTTGCGTCGAGGCGCTGCATGATCTGATGATCGCGCAGGAACCCGACCTTACCTTGCTGATCGACATGGAGGCGGGCACCGGCCTGTCCCGCGCGATCGAGCGCGGCGGCGGCGAGGATCGCTTTGAGGCGTTCGGCGGCGACCTGCAAGCGGCGATGCGGCAGGGATTTCTGGCATTGGCCAAAGAGTTTGCGCCGCGCTTTCGTGTCATCGATGGCGCGCGTGATATAGATGCGGTGGCGCAGGACGTGCGCGCCGCAGTGGCGGAGCGGCTGGCATGA
- the gdhA gene encoding NADP-specific glutamate dehydrogenase → MNVIDERLQPILNTVLHRNAGEPEFHQAAREVLESLGRVITKHAEFSEEALIERICEPERQIIFRVPWIDDQNQVRINRGFRVQFNSALGPYKGGIRFHPSVNVGIIKFLGFEQTFKNALTGMPIGGGKGGSDFDPKGRSDREVMRFCQSFMTELHRHIGEYVDVPAGDIGVGAREIGYMFGMYKRLNNRYEAGVLTGKALSYGGSRARKEATGFGTVYFVRSMLARHGTDFEGKRCVVSGSGNVAIYAMEKVRAFGGKVVACSDSGGYIVDENGIDLELVKQIKEVQRGRISEYPALRGAGCHYVDGGSIWDVPCEIALPCATQNELTEADAKTLVENGVIVVAEGANMPCTPKAVHLFREAKVLFAPGKAANAGGVATSALEMQQNASRDSWSFQKTEDRLAEIMHGIHESCDKTADEYGAPGDYVIGANIAGFIRVAEAMRALGVI, encoded by the coding sequence TTGAACGTTATCGATGAGCGGCTTCAGCCTATTCTTAACACCGTGCTGCACCGTAATGCAGGCGAACCGGAGTTCCATCAGGCCGCGCGCGAAGTGTTGGAGAGCCTGGGCCGGGTCATCACGAAACATGCCGAATTTTCCGAAGAGGCCCTGATCGAACGCATCTGCGAGCCCGAGCGGCAGATCATCTTTCGCGTGCCGTGGATCGACGATCAGAATCAGGTGCGCATCAATCGCGGCTTTCGCGTGCAGTTCAACTCGGCGCTTGGCCCCTACAAGGGCGGGATTCGGTTCCACCCGTCAGTCAATGTCGGCATCATCAAGTTCCTGGGGTTCGAGCAGACGTTCAAGAACGCGCTGACCGGCATGCCCATCGGCGGCGGCAAGGGCGGGTCCGACTTCGACCCCAAGGGGCGCTCGGACCGCGAAGTCATGCGTTTTTGCCAATCCTTCATGACCGAACTGCACCGTCATATCGGCGAATATGTCGATGTGCCGGCCGGTGATATCGGCGTGGGTGCACGCGAAATCGGCTATATGTTCGGGATGTATAAACGCCTGAACAACCGCTATGAGGCGGGCGTTCTGACGGGCAAGGCACTGTCCTATGGCGGGTCGCGCGCCCGCAAGGAGGCGACAGGTTTCGGCACGGTCTATTTCGTGCGCTCCATGCTGGCCCGGCACGGCACCGATTTCGAGGGCAAGCGCTGCGTTGTTTCCGGGTCCGGCAACGTGGCGATCTATGCGATGGAAAAGGTGCGCGCCTTCGGTGGCAAGGTCGTCGCCTGTTCGGATTCCGGCGGCTATATCGTCGATGAGAATGGCATCGATCTGGAACTCGTCAAACAGATCAAGGAAGTGCAGCGGGGCCGCATTTCCGAATACCCCGCCCTGCGGGGCGCGGGGTGCCACTATGTCGACGGCGGCTCGATCTGGGATGTACCCTGCGAGATCGCCCTGCCCTGCGCCACCCAGAACGAACTGACCGAAGCGGATGCCAAGACATTGGTCGAAAACGGTGTGATCGTCGTGGCCGAGGGCGCCAACATGCCCTGCACGCCCAAGGCCGTGCATCTGTTCCGCGAGGCCAAAGTGCTGTTCGCACCGGGCAAGGCCGCCAATGCCGGCGGTGTTGCCACGTCGGCGCTGGAAATGCAGCAAAACGCCAGCCGCGACAGCTGGAGTTTTCAAAAGACCGAGGACCGGCTGGCCGAAATCATGCATGGCATACACGAATCCTGCGATAAAACCGCCGACGAATACGGCGCGCCGGGCGACTACGTCATTGGCGCCAACATCGCCGGGTTCATCCGCGTGGCAGAGGCCATGCGCGCCTTGGGTGTGATCTAA
- a CDS encoding efflux RND transporter periplasmic adaptor subunit, with protein sequence MKAFRQLALSVAVLAAGLYVWIAYVPAAQPVLDRIGLLDLLGIEASQTQGGDQGNGWPGGGLSRVITATVGEQALADRINAIGDGRALRSVNVRSNAVGTITDMALLAGSYVDKGTVIVRLEDEAEKIALEQAQIQLVNARTDADRARRLEATGAVAEVRLREVELALRSAELGVRQAEFDLSQRHIVAPISGWIGIIDLEEGDRVNAQDLLVNISDRSDILIDFRVPERVVGKIATGQQIEVTPLGGRDAALIGEISAIDAVVDRASRTLLVQGRVPNEGDMLRAGMAFSVSMSFPGETLLSIPPLAVQWSSDGPFVWAVRDGKVAQVAVSIVQRESDAVLVTSDDLEVGETVVTEGVQTLRDGAEVSLTSNDEAVSGLSATTREAAL encoded by the coding sequence ATGAAAGCGTTTCGCCAACTCGCCCTGTCGGTCGCGGTTCTCGCCGCAGGATTGTACGTGTGGATCGCATATGTCCCTGCGGCGCAGCCCGTGCTGGACCGGATTGGACTGCTCGATCTATTGGGGATCGAAGCGTCACAGACCCAAGGGGGCGACCAGGGAAACGGGTGGCCGGGCGGTGGCCTATCCCGCGTGATTACCGCAACGGTCGGCGAACAGGCGCTGGCGGATCGCATCAATGCCATCGGTGACGGGCGCGCGCTCCGCTCGGTCAATGTGCGGTCCAACGCCGTGGGGACGATCACCGATATGGCATTGCTCGCCGGGAGTTATGTGGACAAGGGCACTGTCATTGTCCGGCTCGAGGACGAGGCCGAGAAAATTGCACTGGAACAGGCACAGATCCAGTTGGTGAATGCCCGCACCGATGCCGACCGCGCCCGGCGGCTAGAGGCGACGGGCGCCGTAGCCGAGGTGCGTCTGCGGGAAGTCGAACTGGCGCTGCGTAGTGCCGAACTGGGTGTTCGCCAAGCCGAGTTTGACCTGTCCCAACGTCATATCGTGGCGCCCATTTCGGGCTGGATCGGGATCATCGACCTCGAAGAAGGCGACCGCGTCAATGCACAGGATCTATTGGTCAACATTTCGGACCGGTCGGACATCCTGATCGATTTTCGCGTGCCCGAGCGCGTGGTCGGCAAAATCGCGACGGGCCAACAGATAGAAGTGACCCCATTGGGTGGCCGCGATGCGGCCCTGATCGGAGAGATCAGCGCGATTGATGCCGTCGTGGACCGCGCCAGCCGAACCTTGCTGGTTCAGGGGCGCGTGCCGAATGAGGGCGATATGCTGCGCGCCGGGATGGCCTTTTCGGTCAGCATGTCCTTCCCCGGTGAAACGCTGCTGTCGATCCCCCCGCTGGCCGTGCAGTGGTCCAGCGACGGCCCGTTCGTCTGGGCGGTTCGCGATGGCAAGGTGGCGCAGGTGGCCGTGTCCATCGTACAGCGCGAGAGCGATGCAGTGCTTGTGACATCGGATGACCTTGAGGTGGGTGAAACGGTGGTCACCGAAGGCGTGCAGACACTGCGCGACGGCGCCGAGGTCAGCCTGACGTCCAATGACGAGGCCGTATCAGGCCTGAGCGCCACCACTCGGGAGGCCGCGCTGTGA
- a CDS encoding DNA polymerase III subunit delta', with product MSDDIAQPDRIEGAPHPRETPRLIGQGAAEAAFLDAYTEDRLHHAWLLTGQRGVGKATFAWRAARFLLAHDARGSAAISLDIAPDHPVARRMLARSEPQLYHITRTINEQTKRMRDMIVAENVRSLHGFLSLSSADGGRRAVIIDSADEMNVQAANALLKMLEEPPARTTLFLISHQPSGLLPTIRSRCRELRLPPLDAGDMEAALTQAGIEQGSDTQALAALSGGSVGEAMRLINLDGLKIYAELVQLFSDLPNIDRPRALALANAAAQRGAEDRLKLLIWLIDLLLGRMARTGATGAAPTPEGAPGEAQMLARAAPDLAAARRWADCAQDVGARMRHGRAVNLDPAALVLDTVFRIQKAAAHQPA from the coding sequence ATGAGCGACGACATCGCGCAACCCGACCGGATCGAGGGCGCGCCGCACCCGCGCGAGACGCCACGCCTGATCGGGCAGGGCGCTGCCGAGGCCGCGTTTCTGGACGCCTATACCGAGGACCGCTTGCATCACGCTTGGCTGTTGACCGGCCAGCGCGGCGTGGGCAAGGCGACCTTTGCATGGCGCGCCGCGCGGTTCCTGCTGGCCCATGACGCGCGCGGCAGCGCGGCGATCAGCCTCGATATCGCGCCCGATCACCCCGTCGCACGCCGTATGCTGGCCCGGTCCGAGCCGCAGCTTTATCATATCACCCGCACGATCAACGAGCAGACCAAACGCATGCGCGACATGATCGTGGCGGAGAACGTGCGCAGCCTGCACGGCTTTCTGTCGCTGTCCAGCGCCGATGGCGGGCGCCGTGCGGTCATCATTGACAGTGCCGATGAGATGAACGTTCAGGCGGCCAACGCCTTGTTGAAAATGCTCGAAGAGCCACCCGCGCGCACGACGCTATTTCTGATCAGTCACCAGCCCTCGGGCCTTTTGCCGACTATCCGCTCGCGCTGTCGCGAGCTGCGCCTGCCGCCATTGGATGCGGGCGACATGGAAGCGGCCTTGACGCAGGCCGGGATTGAGCAGGGCAGCGATACGCAGGCCTTGGCCGCCCTATCGGGTGGATCGGTGGGCGAGGCGATGCGCCTGATCAATCTGGACGGTCTGAAAATCTATGCCGAGCTGGTTCAGCTATTCTCGGATCTGCCCAATATCGACCGCCCCCGCGCGCTGGCGCTGGCCAATGCGGCGGCGCAGCGCGGTGCCGAGGATCGCCTGAAGCTTCTGATCTGGTTGATCGATCTGCTGCTCGGCCGTATGGCACGGACCGGCGCAACGGGCGCAGCCCCCACCCCCGAGGGCGCCCCCGGCGAGGCGCAGATGCTGGCCCGCGCAGCCCCCGATCTGGCCGCCGCGCGCCGCTGGGCCGATTGCGCGCAGGACGTCGGCGCGCGCATGCGTCATGGCCGGGCGGTCAACCTTGACCCTGCCGCGCTCGTCCTAGATACGGTGTTCAGAATACAAAAGGCGGCGGCGCACCAGCCCGCCTGA
- a CDS encoding MSMEG_1061 family FMN-dependent PPOX-type flavoprotein: MQTEGCWSDNYGFLQGPICGNDPAPLRELMIAKLPLSGRTISYGLGDSYAKRGDADVKLHNLSRDEVCVGDRVTNGGFEEYCTCLRLVFGNYPERIVLEIDEQIETIERLRELLPTEGFTNTFLKVSDRLNDVARKFIAHSPFVIIATKASEGLIDVSPKGDPAGFVEVYDDKTLIIPDRPGNHRVDGFRNLLEEPNVALLFVVPGHGDTLRIAGKARVVRDAAISKRHAINGKEPLLALVIEVEEAFMHCSKSFIRSRLWHPDHWPERKSAPTLAEWVLATVDRTQTLDEVQEDHTADEGTRLY; this comes from the coding sequence ATGCAAACTGAAGGCTGCTGGTCGGATAATTATGGATTTCTTCAGGGACCGATATGTGGAAATGATCCGGCCCCGTTGCGTGAATTGATGATTGCAAAGCTTCCCCTTTCCGGTCGGACCATATCCTATGGCCTCGGTGACAGCTATGCCAAGCGCGGCGATGCGGACGTGAAGCTCCACAACCTGTCGCGCGACGAAGTGTGCGTTGGCGACCGTGTCACGAATGGCGGCTTTGAGGAATACTGCACTTGCCTTAGGCTCGTCTTTGGCAATTATCCGGAGCGTATTGTGCTAGAGATTGATGAACAGATTGAGACTATTGAACGCCTTAGAGAGCTCTTGCCAACCGAGGGTTTCACAAACACCTTCCTAAAGGTGAGTGACCGTTTGAATGACGTGGCACGAAAATTCATCGCGCATTCGCCATTTGTTATTATCGCGACCAAGGCATCCGAGGGTTTGATCGACGTTTCGCCCAAAGGTGACCCGGCGGGGTTTGTCGAGGTCTACGACGATAAGACACTGATCATTCCGGACAGGCCCGGCAATCATCGGGTAGATGGCTTTCGGAACCTCTTGGAAGAGCCCAACGTGGCACTCTTGTTCGTCGTGCCCGGCCATGGAGATACCCTGCGTATCGCGGGCAAGGCACGTGTCGTTCGGGATGCGGCAATCAGCAAGCGCCATGCGATCAACGGGAAAGAGCCGTTGCTTGCGCTCGTGATCGAAGTTGAAGAAGCCTTCATGCACTGCTCCAAGTCTTTCATCCGCTCTCGCTTGTGGCATCCGGATCACTGGCCTGAACGGAAGTCGGCACCGACGCTTGCAGAGTGGGTGCTTGCGACAGTCGATAGAACGCAAACGCTTGACGAGGTGCAAGAAGACCACACTGCTGACGAAGGCACTCGTCTATATTAG
- a CDS encoding efflux RND transporter permease subunit → MSTPTSPGTALFVRRPILAFVLNALIILAGIAALFGAEIRELPNVDRPVVTITTRFAGASPESVDQELTGRIEGAVGRVTGVRGISSNSRFGRSRVTVEFNDNVDIDVAATDVRDAVARIVNDLPEDADQPEIVKADANAQPVMRIAVTSLARSPQELTAIVQDRVEDRLISVDGVADLQVYGDREPIFRVDINQLELASRGLTVGDVQRTLSDVALDTPAGDLAGSRQSINVRTTANVVTPEAFEALEIKPNVRIGDIAKVTLGPAPGETILRANGRQGVGMGVIRQATSNTLEISAGVHAVVAELNRTLPDDVSVFVTSDDARFISGSIEEVLKTLGFAIAIVVAVIFLFLRDIRATLIPALTLPVALVGTLAAIYLVGFSINILTLLALVLATGMVVDDAIVVLENIVRQRAAGMGPRAAAVNGTAQVFFAVVTTTATLAAVFVPLSFLPGQAGGLFREFGFTLAIAVLLSSVVALSLCPVLASRLLTKPPQQDARGPMIWLGNRLMRLYEVTLRGALAMPFVIVLIALFVAVTAAMMAASIRQELTPAEDRAVALLSITAPQGVSLEYTQSKMQEIEDMVAPMLEKDEMTHIFAFSGFSADNRGFMVFTLAKWEDRARTQQDIVAEMNDKLGDIIGVRAFAIQPNSLGIRGAGRGLAFAITGDSYSQLSDVAENMVDRLRQIPEMGKVQLEYERTQPQLFVQIDRALAADLGIDITGLGQALQAVLDGRKVASVFVEDKSFDVQMLSTTDPIDDPGDLENIFVKAGNGQMVPMASFVTLKERAVAPELNREGQNRSVELTAGLTPDLSLGDALAQVLEIGDDILADENRIVPLAEAATLDQTNSGIVVTFGFAILIVFLVLAAQFESFISAVVVMATVPLGLACAVFALLMTGQSLNVYSQIGLVMLIGIMAKNGILIVEFANQLRDKGATVHDAILDASTIRLRPVMMTMTSTVLGGVPLVLSSGAGAEAREALGWVIVGGLGLATLSTLYLTPVAYLLLARFSTPKAREEARLQEELQAAQAQHT, encoded by the coding sequence GTGAGCACGCCGACCTCGCCAGGCACAGCGCTGTTCGTGCGGCGGCCGATCCTGGCCTTCGTGCTGAATGCGCTGATCATTCTGGCGGGTATTGCCGCGCTGTTCGGGGCGGAAATCCGCGAGTTGCCCAATGTGGACCGGCCAGTGGTCACGATCACCACCCGATTTGCAGGCGCGTCACCGGAATCGGTCGATCAGGAACTGACCGGACGGATCGAGGGCGCCGTGGGCCGGGTAACGGGCGTGCGCGGCATTTCATCAAATTCGCGCTTTGGGCGCAGCCGCGTCACGGTCGAATTCAACGACAACGTGGATATCGACGTGGCCGCGACTGACGTGCGCGATGCCGTGGCGCGGATCGTGAACGACCTGCCCGAGGATGCGGACCAGCCCGAGATCGTCAAGGCGGACGCCAATGCCCAGCCGGTGATGCGCATCGCCGTGACATCCCTCGCGCGCTCGCCGCAGGAACTGACCGCCATCGTGCAGGACCGCGTCGAAGACCGACTGATTTCCGTAGACGGTGTCGCCGATCTACAGGTTTACGGCGACCGCGAGCCGATCTTTCGGGTCGATATCAACCAACTGGAACTGGCCAGCCGCGGGCTGACAGTGGGCGACGTACAGCGCACGTTGTCCGATGTTGCCCTGGATACGCCCGCCGGCGATCTGGCCGGCAGCCGCCAGTCGATCAATGTGCGCACCACCGCAAACGTAGTGACCCCCGAGGCATTCGAGGCGCTGGAGATCAAACCCAACGTCAGGATCGGGGATATTGCCAAGGTTACGCTGGGCCCTGCCCCCGGCGAGACGATCCTGCGGGCCAATGGCCGTCAGGGGGTGGGCATGGGGGTCATCCGGCAGGCCACGTCGAACACGCTGGAAATCTCGGCAGGCGTCCACGCCGTCGTCGCCGAGCTGAACCGCACCCTGCCCGACGATGTCAGCGTCTTTGTCACCTCCGACGATGCGAGGTTCATCTCGGGCTCCATCGAAGAGGTGCTGAAAACGCTTGGCTTTGCCATCGCCATCGTGGTCGCCGTCATCTTCTTGTTCCTGCGCGACATCCGCGCGACACTGATCCCGGCGCTAACCTTGCCGGTGGCGCTGGTGGGCACGCTGGCGGCGATCTATCTGGTGGGGTTCTCGATCAATATCCTGACGCTGCTGGCGCTGGTGCTGGCGACGGGCATGGTGGTGGATGACGCCATCGTCGTGCTGGAGAACATCGTGCGCCAACGCGCCGCCGGCATGGGTCCGCGGGCGGCTGCGGTGAACGGAACGGCGCAGGTTTTCTTTGCCGTGGTCACGACGACAGCGACGCTGGCTGCCGTGTTCGTACCGCTGTCTTTCCTGCCCGGTCAGGCCGGCGGGCTGTTCCGGGAGTTCGGGTTCACGCTGGCGATTGCGGTGCTGTTGTCGTCGGTCGTGGCGCTCAGCCTGTGTCCGGTTCTGGCCAGCCGCCTGCTGACCAAACCGCCGCAGCAGGACGCGCGTGGCCCGATGATCTGGCTGGGCAACCGGCTGATGCGGCTCTACGAGGTCACGCTGCGCGGCGCGCTTGCCATGCCCTTCGTCATCGTTCTGATCGCCCTGTTCGTGGCGGTCACGGCGGCCATGATGGCGGCCAGCATCCGGCAGGAGCTGACCCCGGCCGAGGACCGCGCCGTCGCCCTGCTCAGCATCACGGCCCCGCAAGGCGTGTCGCTGGAATACACCCAATCCAAGATGCAGGAAATCGAGGACATGGTCGCGCCCATGCTGGAAAAGGACGAGATGACCCACATCTTTGCCTTCAGCGGCTTCAGCGCGGACAATCGCGGATTCATGGTGTTCACGCTGGCCAAGTGGGAGGACCGCGCCCGCACCCAGCAAGACATCGTGGCCGAGATGAACGACAAGCTGGGCGACATCATCGGCGTGCGGGCCTTTGCCATTCAGCCCAACTCGCTGGGCATCCGGGGCGCTGGCCGGGGACTGGCCTTTGCCATCACCGGTGACAGTTACAGTCAATTGTCGGACGTGGCCGAAAACATGGTGGACCGGCTGCGGCAGATCCCTGAAATGGGAAAGGTCCAGCTGGAATATGAACGCACCCAGCCGCAACTCTTCGTGCAGATCGACCGGGCGCTGGCCGCCGACCTGGGGATAGACATCACCGGGTTGGGGCAGGCATTGCAGGCCGTTCTGGACGGGCGCAAGGTTGCGTCGGTGTTCGTCGAGGACAAAAGCTTTGACGTGCAGATGCTGTCCACCACCGACCCGATCGACGATCCCGGCGATCTGGAGAACATCTTTGTCAAGGCAGGCAATGGTCAGATGGTCCCGATGGCCAGTTTCGTCACGCTCAAGGAACGCGCCGTCGCGCCCGAGCTGAACCGCGAGGGGCAGAACCGTTCGGTGGAACTGACCGCCGGCCTGACGCCGGATCTGTCGCTGGGTGACGCGCTGGCGCAGGTTCTGGAAATTGGCGACGACATTCTGGCCGACGAAAACCGCATCGTGCCACTGGCCGAGGCCGCAACGCTGGATCAGACCAATTCCGGCATTGTCGTGACCTTCGGCTTTGCGATCCTCATCGTGTTTCTGGTTCTGGCGGCCCAATTCGAAAGCTTCATTTCCGCCGTCGTGGTAATGGCAACCGTGCCGCTGGGTCTGGCCTGCGCGGTCTTTGCCCTGCTGATGACCGGGCAAAGCCTGAACGTCTACAGTCAGATCGGGTTGGTCATGCTGATCGGCATCATGGCCAAGAACGGGATCCTGATCGTCGAATTCGCCAACCAGCTGCGCGACAAGGGGGCGACTGTACATGATGCGATCCTTGACGCGTCGACGATCCGATTGCGCCCGGTGATGATGACGATGACCTCGACTGTGCTGGGCGGCGTGCCGCTGGTGCTGTCATCAGGCGCCGGCGCCGAGGCGCGCGAGGCCTTGGGCTGGGTGATCGTCGGCGGGCTGGGTTTGGCCACGCTCTCGACGCTCTATCTGACGCCGGTGGCGTATCTTCTGCTGGCCCGCTTCTCGACCCCCAAGGCAAGGGAGGAGGCGCGCCTGCAAGAAGAATTGCAGGCGGCACAGGCCCAGCACACGTGA
- a CDS encoding 3-hydroxybutyrate dehydrogenase — MNLKDKVCIITGGASGIGYGIAERYIADGAKVVIADLRLDAAQKAADTLTANGPGSAMAVEMNVTDEAMVDAGVQQVIDAWGRIDVLVSNAGIQIVHPVVDFPFEEWKKMLSIHLDGAFLTSKAVMKHMYKDGGGAIIFMGSVHSKEASPLKSAYVTAKHGLMGLARVISKEGAKHGVRANVICPGFVKTPLVEKQIPEQAKDLGISEEEVVSKVMLGNTVDQEFTTIKDVAEVAHVFAAFPTNALTGQSLVVSHGWYMN; from the coding sequence ATGAATCTCAAGGACAAGGTCTGCATCATCACGGGCGGCGCCAGCGGCATCGGCTATGGCATCGCCGAACGCTACATTGCGGACGGCGCGAAGGTCGTCATCGCTGATCTGCGACTGGACGCGGCACAAAAGGCTGCCGATACGCTGACTGCGAATGGGCCAGGCAGTGCGATGGCCGTCGAAATGAACGTGACGGACGAGGCGATGGTTGATGCCGGCGTTCAGCAGGTGATCGACGCTTGGGGCCGGATTGATGTGCTGGTGTCGAATGCCGGTATCCAGATCGTGCATCCGGTAGTCGATTTCCCGTTCGAAGAATGGAAAAAGATGCTGTCGATCCACTTGGACGGCGCATTCCTGACCTCCAAGGCCGTGATGAAACATATGTACAAGGACGGCGGCGGCGCGATCATCTTCATGGGGTCGGTCCATTCCAAAGAGGCGTCGCCGCTGAAATCGGCCTATGTCACGGCCAAGCACGGCCTGATGGGGCTGGCGCGCGTCATCTCGAAAGAAGGTGCCAAGCATGGCGTGCGCGCCAACGTGATCTGCCCCGGTTTCGTCAAGACGCCACTGGTGGAAAAGCAAATCCCCGAGCAGGCCAAGGATCTGGGCATCTCCGAAGAGGAGGTCGTGAGCAAGGTCATGCTGGGCAACACCGTCGATCAGGAATTCACCACGATCAAAGATGTTGCCGAGGTCGCGCATGTCTTTGCCGCCTTCCCGACCAACGCGCTGACGGGCCAGTCGCTGGTGGTCAGCCATGGCTGGTACATGAACTAA